A single window of Watersipora subatra chromosome 9, tzWatSuba1.1, whole genome shotgun sequence DNA harbors:
- the LOC137403921 gene encoding uncharacterized protein: MRQFVGGILLGLAILSSTSHARGSGMKRGKQEINSYDDAQAFMRKQYGENEADDSMEADLLSEPLFDDETEAFSDSFDIVNYMFSEESEDGESADLEEYAETDSAVTDEDSDSDESLKNRWRDRKGRKGSRGPRNNRRGGKQHNRCVSLEEKAEAICAKVDMVMGRGMPNRRASRGRNSEDKMAAWLECCSMEGDDMMECFTESYINKINSMCENSKRKRPNRCCQVEDQDRLDCFERIRNKTCSKTAEPSQPTCNYIPKDRNMTMRGFPHRNRSEEMEDGNGHRNGERRKSNLRRFRGMEQRDQPMAQQNELVVDHRNRRINRRQNKRMEARNPKMCCRAGKMSRANDTEASCDVCISNFESWAENDMSTSDKCSEKFIWCCMNLEAPMSSFNEQEDEEEEEDDDMNDDSEERQSRPFNCCAAGRRRSNGAGGLGSKLECYRGQQELERSRPELGLECFSRYSDCCTQPKRRPNKENKDKMPKRNWGSNYKKGQLPDGLRQDSKGRYYYVDFASPDTMDRKLMKNYNVEA; the protein is encoded by the exons ATGAGACAGTTTGTAGGGGGAATTCTTTTAGGACTGGCTATACTTTCCTCAACTAGTCATGCAAGGGGTAGTGGCATGAAACGAGGAAAACAAGAGATAAACTCGTATGACG ATGCCCAAGCATTCATGCGCAAGCAATATGGGGAGAATGAGGCAGATGACAGCATGGAAGCTGATCTTCTTTCTGAGCCACTCTTTGATGATGAAACA GAAGCCTTCTCGGATAGCTTTGACATCGTTAACTACATGTTCAGTGAAGAAAGCGAAGATGGTGAAAGCGCTGACTTGGAGGAATATGCTGAGACTGATTCAGCAGTAACTGATGAAGACTCTGACAGCGATGAGAGTTTAA AAAACAGATGGAGGGATAGAAAAGGAAGAAAAGGAAGTCGTGGCCCTAGGAACAATAGACGAGGAGGAAAGCAACATAACCGCTGT GTAAGCTTGGAAGAGAAAGCTGAAGCAATCTGCGCTAAAGTGGATATGGTTATGGGAAGAGGCATGCCAAATAGACGCGCTTCCAGAGGCAGGAACAGTGAGGACAAGATGGCAGCATGGCTAGAGTGCTGCTCTATGGAA GGTGATGATATGATGGAGTGTTTCACAGAAAGCTATATTAACAAGATCAACTCTATGTGTGAAAACTCAAAGCGTAAAAGGCCCAACAGGTGCTGTCAAG TTGAAGATCAAGATCGACTAGACTGCTTTGAAAGAATCAGAAACAAGACTTGCTCAAAGACAG CTGAACCCTCTCagcccacttgcaactatattCCTAAAGACCGCAACATGACAA TGAGAGGATTTCCACATAGAAATAGGAGTGAAGAAATGGAGGATGGCAACGGACACCGAAATGGAGAGCGAAGAAAGAGCAATTTGCGTCGATTTAGAGGCATGGAACAAAGAGATCAGCCAATGGCTCAGCAAAACGAGCTGGTTGTAGACCATAGAAACAGGCGCATAA ACCGAAGGCAAAACAAAAGAATGGAAGCTCGAAACCCCAAGATGTGCTGCAGAGCTGGTAAAATGAGCAGAGCTAATGACACAGAGGCGTCTTGCGATGTCTGCATCAGTAACTTTGAGTCATGGGCTGAGAATGATATGTCAACATCTGACAAGTGCTCGGAGAAGTTCATCTGGTGTTGCATGAATCTTGAAGCTCCTATGTCAAG TTTCAATGAACAAGAAGACGAGGAGGAAGAGGAAGATGATGACATGAATGATGATTCAGAAGAGAGACAATCTCGTC CTTTTAACTGCTGCGCCGCTGGAAGAAGACGAAGCAATGGCGCTGGAGGGCTGGGTTCTAAACTGGAGTGCTACCGTGGACAGCAAGAATTAGAAAGATCTCGTCCAGAACTTGGTCTCGAGTGCTTCTCTAGGTACTCGGACTGCTGCACGCAGCCCAAACGACG cccAAATAAGGAAAACAAAGACAAGATGCCAAAAC GTAACTGGGGTTCTAACTACAAGAAAGGGCAACTTCCTGATGGTCTGAGACAAGATTCCAAAGGAAGATATTATTACGTAGACTTTGCATCACCAGATACCATGGATCGAAAACTGATGAAGAATTACAATGTTGAAGCGTAG